One window from the genome of Vibrio vulnificus NBRC 15645 = ATCC 27562 encodes:
- the rluF gene encoding 23S rRNA pseudouridine(2604) synthase RluF — MSQDNAKRLNKYISETGFCSRREADKLIEQGRVTINGKQPEMGTKVLPGDDVCVDGKPVAAKEKPVYIALNKPTGITCTTERNIPGNIVDFIGHKKRIFPIGRLDKPSDGLIFLTNDGDIVNKILRAGNHHEKEYVVRVDKPITPEFIKAMSSGVNILDTVTLPCKVTQETKFSFRIVLTQGLNRQIRRMCEALGYEVFKLRRVRIMNISLDGIPNGKWRYLTDDEVTEILAMCEGSVGTEEASRVDAKGRRIRKATDAKLFDSREENQTSTARRNQKQRTFKGNNADEFRHAPNSKKAQQRKQQDGDKPRFEKTKRQEQAGKAPRYDNPNAAKPVKRTGGTLTLKK; from the coding sequence ATGTCCCAAGATAACGCTAAACGCCTTAATAAATACATCAGTGAAACTGGTTTTTGCTCACGCCGCGAAGCCGATAAACTCATCGAGCAAGGTCGCGTCACCATCAATGGCAAACAGCCAGAAATGGGCACCAAGGTCTTGCCTGGTGACGACGTTTGTGTAGATGGAAAGCCTGTCGCGGCAAAGGAAAAACCGGTCTACATCGCGCTGAATAAACCCACTGGCATTACCTGCACTACTGAACGCAACATTCCGGGCAATATCGTTGATTTTATTGGGCATAAGAAGCGCATTTTCCCAATTGGTCGATTGGACAAACCTTCAGACGGTCTGATTTTCCTAACCAATGATGGGGATATTGTTAATAAGATTCTCCGTGCGGGTAACCACCACGAAAAAGAGTATGTGGTGCGAGTGGATAAACCCATTACGCCTGAATTTATTAAAGCAATGTCGAGCGGTGTCAATATTCTCGATACCGTAACCTTGCCGTGCAAAGTCACACAGGAAACCAAGTTCTCCTTCCGTATTGTTTTAACCCAAGGTTTGAACCGCCAGATCCGCCGTATGTGTGAAGCACTCGGCTATGAAGTGTTTAAACTGCGTCGTGTGCGCATTATGAACATTTCACTCGACGGCATTCCGAATGGTAAGTGGCGTTATCTCACAGACGATGAGGTGACTGAGATCCTTGCGATGTGTGAAGGCTCGGTTGGCACCGAAGAAGCCTCTCGCGTTGACGCCAAAGGCCGCCGTATTCGCAAAGCCACTGACGCTAAACTGTTTGACAGCCGTGAGGAAAATCAAACCTCTACTGCACGTCGCAACCAAAAACAACGCACTTTCAAAGGCAACAATGCCGATGAGTTTCGTCATGCGCCAAATTCGAAAAAAGCGCAGCAAAGAAAGCAGCAGGATGGCGATAAACCGCGTTTTGAAAAAACAAAGCGCCAAGAGCAAGCTGGAAAAGCACCGCGATATGATAATCCCAACGCGGCAAAACCCGTCAAACGTACCGGCGGCACTTTGACTCTGAAGAAATAA
- the ybaK gene encoding Cys-tRNA(Pro) deacylase — translation MTPAINLAKKKKVPHTIHEYQHDPRATSYGLEAAEVLGQDPKKVFKTLLFCLNGEAKNLAVAIIPVDQKLNLKLAAKAANGKKADMADPEIAQKTTGYVVGGISPLGQKKALPTFLHRSAEQQETICVSAGKRGLEIELAPQDLLMLTRGHFAELCLEA, via the coding sequence ATGACTCCGGCTATCAATCTTGCCAAGAAAAAGAAAGTTCCTCATACCATCCACGAATATCAGCACGATCCACGAGCGACAAGCTATGGTTTGGAAGCGGCAGAAGTGCTTGGGCAAGATCCAAAAAAAGTCTTTAAAACATTACTGTTTTGCTTAAATGGCGAAGCAAAAAACTTGGCGGTAGCGATCATCCCCGTTGATCAAAAGCTCAATCTAAAATTGGCAGCGAAAGCCGCTAATGGCAAAAAAGCCGATATGGCGGACCCAGAAATCGCGCAAAAAACCACGGGATATGTCGTGGGCGGTATTAGTCCGTTGGGGCAAAAGAAAGCTCTGCCCACCTTTCTTCATAGGAGTGCAGAGCAACAAGAGACCATTTGTGTTAGTGCTGGTAAGCGTGGTTTGGAGATCGAGTTAGCCCCCCAAGATTTACTGATGCTCACTAGAGGGCATTTTGCTGAACTCTGTCTAGAGGCATAG
- the ushA gene encoding bifunctional UDP-sugar hydrolase/5'-nucleotidase UshA, with protein sequence MKQRLIVKTALSAAILATLAGCATQPTQEWAADTTYKLTVLHTNDHHGRFWQNKYGEYGMAARKTLIDELRAEIQAEGGSVLLLSGGDINTGVPESDLQDAEPDFKGMSKIGYDAMALGNHEFDNPLDVLMKQKEWANFPMLSANIYDKKTGERMFQAYEMFDKQGIKIAVIGLTTEDTAKLGNPEFIGAIDFRDPKEEAKKLIAELKETEKPDLIFAVTHMGHYEDGKRGINAPGDVALARYLNEGDLDMIVGGHSQEPVCMEAPNVVKKNFKPADECKPDQQNGTYIVQAHEWGKYVGRADYEFRNGELRMVSYDLIPVNLKKKVEVDGKSQRVFIESEIKEDDALLEFLRPYQEKGQEQLNVKIADTNGKLEGDRNVVRFQQTNLGRLIAVSHMERAKADFAVMNSGGVRDSIEAGEVTYKDVLTVQPFANILTYTDMTGKEVLDYLNVVATKPVDSGAYAQFAGISMTVANGKVSNVFIGGKQLRLDETYRFTVPSYNAAGGDGYPKLTGHPGYVNTGFVDAEVLKEFLEKNSPIDVNKFAPNGEIVYK encoded by the coding sequence ATGAAGCAACGCCTGATTGTAAAAACCGCGCTTAGCGCAGCTATTCTGGCAACTCTGGCGGGTTGTGCAACTCAGCCAACTCAAGAATGGGCAGCAGATACAACTTACAAACTGACAGTACTGCACACGAACGACCACCACGGCCGTTTCTGGCAAAACAAATACGGTGAGTACGGTATGGCAGCTCGCAAAACTCTGATCGATGAGTTGCGTGCTGAAATCCAAGCGGAAGGCGGCAGCGTACTGCTACTTTCAGGCGGTGATATCAACACAGGTGTTCCTGAGTCAGATCTTCAAGATGCTGAGCCTGATTTCAAAGGCATGAGCAAAATCGGTTACGACGCAATGGCGCTGGGTAACCATGAGTTTGACAATCCTCTAGACGTACTGATGAAGCAGAAAGAGTGGGCTAACTTCCCAATGCTGTCTGCCAATATTTACGACAAGAAAACCGGCGAGCGCATGTTCCAAGCTTACGAGATGTTCGATAAGCAAGGTATCAAAATTGCGGTTATCGGTCTAACAACCGAAGACACGGCTAAGCTAGGCAACCCTGAATTCATCGGCGCCATTGACTTCCGTGATCCGAAGGAAGAAGCGAAGAAGCTGATTGCTGAGCTGAAAGAAACAGAAAAACCAGATTTGATTTTCGCAGTGACGCACATGGGTCACTACGAAGATGGTAAGCGTGGCATCAACGCTCCTGGCGATGTTGCATTGGCTCGTTACCTAAATGAAGGTGACCTAGACATGATCGTCGGTGGTCACTCGCAAGAGCCGGTTTGTATGGAAGCGCCAAATGTGGTGAAGAAAAACTTCAAACCAGCAGACGAGTGTAAGCCAGACCAACAAAACGGTACTTACATCGTGCAGGCGCACGAGTGGGGTAAATATGTTGGCCGTGCGGATTACGAGTTCCGTAATGGTGAACTACGCATGGTGAGCTACGATCTGATTCCAGTTAACTTGAAGAAGAAAGTGGAAGTGGATGGTAAGAGCCAGCGCGTGTTCATCGAAAGTGAAATTAAAGAAGATGATGCATTGCTAGAGTTCCTACGTCCTTACCAAGAGAAAGGTCAAGAGCAACTCAACGTGAAGATTGCAGACACGAATGGCAAGCTTGAAGGTGACCGTAACGTGGTTCGCTTCCAGCAAACTAACCTAGGCCGTCTGATTGCCGTATCACACATGGAGCGTGCAAAAGCTGACTTCGCAGTGATGAACTCAGGTGGCGTGCGTGACTCGATTGAAGCAGGCGAAGTGACTTACAAAGACGTTCTTACCGTTCAGCCTTTTGCAAACATCCTGACTTACACTGATATGACGGGTAAAGAAGTGCTGGACTACCTAAACGTAGTTGCAACGAAACCTGTTGATTCAGGTGCTTACGCGCAGTTCGCTGGTATCTCCATGACAGTGGCTAACGGCAAAGTATCGAACGTATTCATTGGTGGCAAACAGCTTCGTCTAGACGAAACTTACCGCTTCACCGTACCGAGCTACAACGCCGCTGGTGGTGATGGTTACCCTAAACTGACTGGCCACCCTGGTTACGTGAACACTGGTTTTGTGGATGCTGAAGTACTGAAAGAGTTCCTAGAGAAGAACAGCCCAATCGATGTGAACAAGTTCGCGCCAAACGGTGAGATTGTTTACAAATAA